The Salvelinus sp. IW2-2015 linkage group LG31, ASM291031v2, whole genome shotgun sequence genome window below encodes:
- the susd5 gene encoding sarcoplasmic reticulum histidine-rich calcium-binding protein, whose product MMARRIDRNLVSLSMFGYLVWLTVVSVVHADGRVFLLDQRNTSDSGGLAEAEHACASHDARLASAEELRHAVVECSFSACTRGWLNGGSMGTTVCSNVGSALKAVDVKIENTTEDNTHLDVFCVKDKGVPCGDPPAFPNTHLQGHTGFEMGDELLYSCLPGHVLPSGHSAFSLLCDSCGEWYGLVQLCVKDKTEAHIDYEDKFTDDDHHLSYDTPTEEDTQEEPVEEEVQEETAYVNVEEDTGEEGHRDQEQQEASFSMAEVEEQDVETGGEEEAQGGEELSVGEEEQQEEDVGEGLVTGRKEEELEDSTDHPVDEEKQEEQEEGMGMSEATEAPVSLLSQKHLFWFPSEAFQEAGHVEPTHPLVTQDTPTEGDNRVRASGSESEESKEDNSQPEETKDHDSHEGQFQQPIDHNDHDDHEDDVDHEHIDREYDHDDQTDPDHDESSEQVFDGEDHVIEHLDHDDPDTHDGHEHDNHESYDSEEAHREDQGEHKEDDHEKGGRYDNGHDEHYNMGEHEEDDRIQYHSHGEHDDHEDHDHDDVTDHHDDDDHDHSDPSDHHDDHEDQDHVHDHDHLDDHEDQDHDDQDDHGHDDYDHDDHEDGHLVPPIGMTTGEPQNVTQEAAGGEPTASTDETWLDGYPVSQEETGTEKVGGGSTEEGVEPEVRGEEEEGLVVVRVTDRPNEVEMSRPIPFTGVPQVPLSPTQEVDPVEQDQDQVGGLSPAASPDLPLSPEATSSDSYSADYTTPSLTSSLDDVTPRNAARPSPTDSWETTDHVHPFLEHGPAPTAWTDDVIDEEERGAEHNLTRHSGEREGEEGEREGKTGEAGCTGGEEDCPPPPPPSSGRGPTVAAIVIAVCTVALAAAVGAWCYRRKQQKSSMYEMNGKGQSHSRHGQQIEMQQKV is encoded by the exons ATGATGGCACGCCGCATTGACCGAAACCTGGTTTCCTTGTCCATGTTTGGATACTTGGTTTGGCTAACGGTGGTTTCTGTCGTTCACGCTGACG GTCGTGTGTTCCTATTGGACCAGAGAAACACGTCTGACTCCGGGGGATTGGCTGAGGCGGAACATGCGTGTGCTTCCCATGATGCCCGTCTGGCGTCAGCCGAGGAGCTGCGTCACGCCGTGGTGGAGTGTTCCTTCTCTGCCTGCACACGAGGATGGCTAAACGGGGGCAGCAtggg GACTACAGTGTGTAGTAACGTGGGCAGTGCTCTGAAGGCAGTGGATGTGAAGATAGAGAACACTACAGAGGACAACACACACCTGGATGTCTTCTGTGTCAAAGACAAGG GTGTTCCATGTGGAGACCCCCCTGCGTTCCCCAACACGCATCTCCAGGGCCACACAGGGTTTGAGATGGGGGACGAGCTGCTGTACTCCTGTCTTCCTGGTCATGTGTTGCCCAGCGGCCACTCAGCCTTCAGCCTGCTGTGTGACAGCTGTGGAGAGTGGTACGGACTGGTACAGCTCTGTGTAAaag aCAAGACAGAGGCCCACATTGACTATGAAGATAAGTTCACTGATGATGATCACCACCTCTCCTACGACACCCCTACTGAGGAGGACACACAGGAGGAACCGGTAGAAGAGGAGGTGCAAGAGGAGACGGCATatgtaaatgtggaggaggacacAGGAGAAGAGGGGCACAGGGATCAGGAGCAGCAGGAGGCCAGCTTCAGCATGGCGGAAGTAGAGGAGCAGGATGTggagacgggaggagaggaggaagcgcagggaggagaggagctgtctgtgggagaggaggagcagcaggaggaggacgTGGGGGAAGGACTGGTGActggaagaaaggaggaggagctggAAGACTCGACAGACCATCCCGTCGAtgaggagaagcaggaggagcaggaggaggggatGGGTATGTCGGAGGCGACTGAGGCGCCCGTCTCCCTGCTTTCCCAGAAGCACCTGTTCTGGTTCCCCTCAGAGGCCTTCCAGGAGGCGGGACATGTGGAACCCACCCACCCGCTAGTCACACAGGACACACCCACCGAGGGGGACAACCGTGTCAGGGCCTCTGGCAGCGAATCAGAGGAGAGCAAGGAAGACAACAGCCAACCAGAGGAGACAAAGGATCATGACAGCCATGAGGGTCAATTCCAACAACCAATTGACCACAATGACCATGATGACCACGAAGATGATGTTGACCATGAACATATTGACCGTGAATATGATCATGATGATCAAACAGATCCTGACCACGATGAAAGTTCTGAACAAGTTTTTGATGGTGAAGACCATGTCATTGAACACCTTGACCACGATGATCCTGATACCCATGATGGCCATGAACATGACAACCATGAAAGCTATGATAGTGAAGAGGCCCACCGTGAGGACCAAGGAGAACACAAGGAGGATGACCATGAGAAGGGGGGTCGGTATGATAACGGACACGACGAGCATTACAACATGGGTGAACACGAGGAGGATGACCGCATTCAATATCACAGCCACGGTGAACATGATGATCATGAAGACCATGACCACGATGATGTAACGGATCACCATGACGATGATGATCATGACCACTCAGATCCTAGCGATCACCACGATGACCATGAAGACCAAGACCATGTCCACGACCATGATCACCTTGATGACCATGAAGACCAAGACCATGACGATCAAGATGATCATGGCCATGATGACTATGACCACGACGACCATGAAGATGGCCATTTAGTCCCTCCCATTGGAATGACAACAGGCGAGCCTCAGAATGTAACCCAGGAGGCGGCGGGAGGAGAACCCACAGCCAGCACAGACGAGACCTGGTTGGACGGCTACCCTGTCAGTCAGGAGGAGACCGGCACTGAAAAAGTGGGAGGCGGCTCCACAGAGGAAGGGGTGGAGCCTGAGGTgcgaggggaggaagaggagggtcttGTGGTTGTCAGGGTGACAGACCGGCCCAATGAGGTGGAGATGAGTCGTCCCATCCCATTCACGGGCGTCCCTCAGGTCCCCCTGTCCCCCACGCAGGAGGTGGACCCTGTGGAGCAGGATCAGGACCAGGTGGGAGGACTCAGCCCTGCAGCCTCACCCGACTTACCCCTCTCCCCTGAGGCCACATCCTCAGATTCCTATTCAGCCGACTACACCACGCCCTCTCTGACATCGTCACTGGATGACGTCACCCCCAGAAACGCAGCCAGGCCTTCTCCCACAGACTCCTGGGAAACTACGGATCATGTGCACCCCTTCCTGGAGCACGGCCCCGCCCCCACGGCATGGACTGATGATGTCATTGACGAGGAGGAACGTGGAGCCGAGCACAACCTGACTCGACACagcggggagagggagggggaggaaggggagagggaaggcaAGACAGGGGAGGCAGGGTGTACCGGAGGTGAGGAGGActgccctcctccccctcctccctcctccggcAGGGGGCCCACGGTGGCGGCCATTGTCATTGCTGTGTGCACGGTTGCCCTGGCAGCCGCCGTCGGTGCGTGGTGTTACCGGCGGAAACAGCAGAAGAGCTCGATGTACGAGATGAACGGGAAGGGTCAGAGTCACAGTAGACATGGACAACAGATAGAGATGCAACAGAAGGtctaa